From the genome of Xiphophorus couchianus chromosome 6, X_couchianus-1.0, whole genome shotgun sequence, one region includes:
- the LOC114146190 gene encoding cysteine-rich secretory protein LCCL domain-containing 1-like: MRRSLPLSCWVRAVGLMLCLSQSAVAVFLSNSTRLDSILDKYKGKDGEWWRARSRGKRAISEEDKHLILDLHNKLRGQVYPPASNMEYMLWDYELERSAEYWAHACRWEHGPSHMLTQIGQNLGTHWGRDRPPTYHVQAWYDEVRYYSYPYSQECNPHCPFRCSGPVCTHYTQLVWATSNRIGCAINTCYNMNVWGMIWTKAVYLVCNYSPPGNWWGHAPYKYGTPCSACPASYGGGCRNNLCYKDGGVERHPAPEREENNYIEPEPVRDREPQPRVRTPNPSPNENTEGNQVASTEQMSQQVECETKLRDQCKGTTCNRYECPPGCFERPGKVVGTSYYDMQSSVCGAGLHSGVIDNDGGWLDVTRLGRKQLFTKSYKNGVQSIGKNRSANSFKVESVPVKAIRCDTTVSLFCPFKKPVRHCPRLYCPKNCLHDSGARVIGTKYYTDKSSICRAAIHAGVIRSESGGYLDVMPVDTRRQYSGSYQNGINSESLLNPTGGKAFRVFAVV; the protein is encoded by the exons ATGAGGAGGTCTCTTCCTTTATCTTGCTGGGTCAGAGCAGTGGGCCTGATGCTCTGCCTGAGCCAGAGCGCTGTGGCCGTGTTCCTCTCAAACTCCACTCGGCTCGACTCAATCCTGGACAAGTACAAGGGCAAGGACGGGGAGTGGTGGAGGGCGCGGTCGAGGGGGAAGAGGGCCATCAGCGAGGAAGACAAGCACCTGATCCTCGACCTGCACAACAAGCTGCGAGGACAGGTCTACCCTCCGGCCTCCAACATGGAGTACATG ttatGGGATTACGAGTTGGAGAGGAGCGCAGAGTACTGGGCGCACGCCTGCCGATGGGAGCACGGGCCGAGCCACATGCTGACACAAATAGGCCAAAACCTTGGAACGCACTGGGGCAG AGACAGACCCCCGACCTACCATGTACAGGCCTGGTATGATGAGGTGAGGTACTACAGTTATCCGTACTCCCAGGAGTGCAATCCACACTGTCCGTTCAGATGTTCGGGGCCGGTTTGCACACACTACACTCAG ctggtgtgggcCACCAGCAATCGCATTGGCTGTGCCATCAACACGTGTTACAACATGAATGTTTGGGGAATGATCTGGACCAAAGCCGTTTATCTGGTCTGCAACTACTCCCCTCC GGGAAACTGGTGGGGCCATGCGCCTTACAAATACGGGACGCCTTGTTCTGCTTGTCCAGCCAGCTATGGTGGTGGCTGCCGAAACAACTTATGCTACAAAG ACGGTGGCGTTGAACGGCATCCAGCTCCTGAAAGGGAGGAAAACAACTACAttgaaccagaaccagtgaGAGACAGAGAGCCCCAACCGAGGGTCCGAACACCAAACCCATCACCTAATGAAAACACGGAGGGAAACCAAGTTGCCAGTACAGAGCAGATGT CCCAACAGGTTGAGTGTGAGACCAAGCTGAGAGATCAGTGCAAGGGAACAACCTGTAACAG ATATGAATGCCCACCTGGTTGCTTTGAGCGGCCTGGAAAAGTAGTCGGGACTTCTTACTACGACATG CAATCCAGTGTGTGTGGAGCTGGGCTACACTCTGGGGTCATTGACAATGACGGGGGATGGCTGGATGTGACCCGACTGGGTAGGAAGCAACTATTCACCAAGTCATACAAGAATGGTGTCCAATCCATTGG GAAAAATAGAAGTGCCAATTCCTTCAAAGTGGAGTCAGTACctg TAAAAGCAATAAGATGCGATACAACAGTGTCACTTTTCTGTCCTTTCAAGAAACCCGTTCGACACTGTCCCAG GTTGTATTGCCCCAAGAACTGTTTGCATGATAGTGGAGCTCGAGTCATTGGAACAAAGTACTACACCGAT AAATCTAGCATCTGCAGAGCAGCCATCCACGCAGGAGTAATCCGGAGTGAGTCAGGCGGCTACCTTGATGTGATGCCAGTGGACACACGGCGGCAGTACAGTGGCAGTTACCAGAACGGGATCAACTCAGAGAG CTTACTGAACCCCACAGGAGGAAAAGCCTTCAGAGTTTTTGCAGTCGTCTGA